The Gammaproteobacteria bacterium genome includes the window TTGGGAGACCTCTCCATTTACAACCGTTTTCTAAAACATATAGTATCGCGGTTAGCACAAAAAAATTGGAATATGTCACATTACCACGTTGACGTGGTAATGGCTTTTCAATTTTTTTAAAAATTATCGCGGTTAATGTCATGTTTTTACTCCTGTTTTAGTGTTAACAGGCCCTAATCAAATTTTCAGATGTACTCCGGTAATCATGGCAAGATGATGGAAGAAATCGTTACGCCAATCGCCACGGTGATCATCGTGGCGTGATCGACTGAAATCGGCGTTACGCTCCAGTGATTCATGAAAATAGTGCGATTGGTAACATTGCGGTGTCGCTGCATTGGTTGAATACCACAAAGAGTAGATTTCACTATGAGACCATTCAACCACTGTTATTCCGGCAACTCGTAACAGCAGGACGGCTTGATGGCGAGCACGCACACCGGTTTTGGTGACTAACTCGGCATAATGTCGGACGCGCGTTCCCCAGCAACGCTGGGCATCTGGCAACAAGGATGAACCGATAGCGAGCCAGGCATCTGTAAGAGCTCCCTGTGTTCTGCAAAATTCCCAAAAAGCACGACGTTGATGAAGGTTGCGATCAATAGCTGAATTTCTAACGGCCATTGCCTCAAGCAGCGTGAAAAAATCCTCTAAAGTCTCACCGGCCAAATATTGTTTTATCACTTCCCTCGCGTTTACGGAAACTCCAGCCCAGGCTGTTTCGGTTAGTCGCGGATCACCCAAATGGACAAATAATAAATTTTTTATGCCGAGTGGCAACGCAGCGCCTTGTCCTCCAGCCCATGGGGTTAGCAGGGCATCTGCTAAATCGCTAATCCGCTCTGGGAAACGTAAATTCATGCCGCCGCCATCCAGGGAGAGCGCCAACAGTACCCGCAACTTAGAATTAACCAATCCTGGAGTCGAGGCCGCGACCTCTGCCGTCAGGTGCTTCCAGGCTGCTTCAACAAAACGCCCTCGGGCTAATTCATCAATAAGGCCAATTCGAGCTAGATAAGAGCCGGGATCAGTTTCGAGGAGGTGTTTTGCCAATATCGCCGGTCCATTGATGGCGAGTAGGCTAGGTTGCGTCAAGGCTTGCCGGGGAGGTGACGTAGCGTTGGTGCTTTTGGCCAGTAACCGCAGGATGGTGACACGTAGCATATCCAGACAAGGATGGTCGCCTGGATAAAAACGCAAGTAGGAATACAACAAAATCCGTCCCCCAAGCGTTCCACACCGCGTCGACAACGCAGAAAGATAATCGGTGAAAAACGTGGGATTGTCAGCTAAAGTTGTGAACGTAGTATCCAGAATAATCCAACCGCTACAACATAGCAGGCTCAACGGCCACAACGCGGGGGGACG containing:
- a CDS encoding hypothetical protein (Evidence 5 : Unknown function); this encodes MNGALRIRLLEQHHGFTLELEESRTIAAALEITQRLRVGLPIRPPSTHCLDTLRAALADVQRETRPPALWPLSLLCCSGWIILDTTFTTLADNPTFFTDYLSALSTRCGTLGGRILLYSYLRFYPGDHPCLDMLRVTILRLLAKSTNATSPPRQALTQPSLLAINGPAILAKHLLETDPGSYLARIGLIDELARGRFVEAAWKHLTAEVAASTPGLVNSKLRVLLALSLDGGGMNLRFPERISDLADALLTPWAGGQGAALPLGIKNLLFVHLGDPRLTETAWAGVSVNAREVIKQYLAGETLEDFFTLLEAMAVRNSAIDRNLHQRRAFWEFCRTQGALTDAWLAIGSSLLPDAQRCWGTRVRHYAELVTKTGVRARHQAVLLLRVAGITVVEWSHSEIYSLWYSTNAATPQCYQSHYFHESLERNADFSRSRHDDHRGDWRNDFFHHLAMITGVHLKI